The proteins below are encoded in one region of Bombus terrestris chromosome 7, iyBomTerr1.2, whole genome shotgun sequence:
- the LOC100651683 gene encoding protein yellow has translation MRQFCTWILLLLTIVNLQALEKLKIIYSWKSLDFVFPSEHARLAAIKSGNFIPGSPLPIDVDVYNGELKSTVFIAIPRFQDGVPLTLGYVTDEVSLDGNTLIAPYPNWSYNDAGNCASIISVYRMQIDECDRLWVLDTGKLKSKQVCPPKLHVFSLRDNKLITLYKFPEHQYKDEDSLFVTVAIDVRDTTNNCKDTFAYIADVTGFALIVYDFRNSRSWRINNNLFYPYPPYGTFNIKGDTFDLMDGILGLALGPIQNGDRILYFHSLASRVESWVPTSVIRNYTLFHENPEAAARSFVPFEHERSSQSVAQAMNHDGVLFYGLLSDLAIGCWNSKHYPQFEGKNNEIIVRNPETLQFPSGLKIITSKKGKQELWVISVSFQKYMSGTLHSNETNFRIQAGFVDELVRGTKCDVSSLEGRFHRQ, from the exons ATGAGGCAGTTTTGCACGTGGATCCTGCTGCTTTTGACGATCGTTAACTTGCAGGCTCTTGAAAAATTGAAGATCATCTACTCGTGGAAATCATTAGATTTTGTATTTCCAAGCGAGCATGCTAGATTGGCGGCTATTAAAAGTGGAAATTTTATACCTGGTTCGCCATTACCCATAGACGTCGATGTTTACAACGGAG AGCTCAAATCGACGGTGTTCATCGCCATTCCAAGGTTTCAGGATGGCGTACCTTTAACTTTGGGTTATGTCACCGATGAGGTATCGCTCGATGGAAATACCCTAATCGCGCCATATCCAAATTGGAGTTACAACGACGCAGGAAACTGTGCTTCGATAATCAGCGTTTACAGAATGCAG ATAGATGAATGCGATCGACTGTGGGTTCTCGACACTGGAAAGCTAAAGAGCAAACAAGTATGTCCGCCGAAGCTGCACGTGTTTTCTCTGCGTGACAATAAACTGATCACGCTGTACAAATTTCCCGAGCACCAGTATAAAGATGAAGATTCTCTATTCGTCACAGTGGCCATTGACGTCCGAGACACAACGAACAACTGCAAGGACACATTCGCCTATATCGCCGATGTGACAGGATTCGCGTTAATCGTCTACGATTTTCGTAATTCAAGATCCTGGAGGATCAACAACAACCTGTTTTACCCTTATCCGCCGTATGGCACATTCAACATCAAAGGTGACACGTTTGACCTGATGGACGGGATCCTTGGCCTCGCATTGGGGCCGATTCAGAACGGCGATAGAATTCTTTACTTCCATTCGTTGGCCAGCAGAGTGGAATCCTGGGTACCTACCTCTGTAATCAG GAATTACACACTTTTCCATGAGAATCCCGAAGCCGCTGCAAGGTCGTTCGTGCCGTTTGAACATGAGAGGTCTTCGCAGTCAGTAGCTCAGGCTATGAATCATGACGGAGTTCTTTTCTATGGACTGTTGTCTGATCTAGCGATTGGATGCTGGAACAGCAAGCATTATCCTCAGTTTGAAGGAAAGAATAACGAGATAATCGTCAGAAACCCGGAGACGTTGCAGTTTCCTTCTGGTTTGAAG ATCATAACATCGAAAAAAGGTAAACAAGAACTATGGGTCATATCGGTGTCTTTCCAGAAATACATGAGCGGTACTTTGCACTCGAACGAAACCAACTTCAGGATCCAAGCTGGTTTCGTGGATGAATTAGTTCGTGGTACCAAATGCGATGTCTCCTCCCTAGAAGGACGTTTTCATCGGCAATGA
- the LOC125385397 gene encoding major royal jelly protein 2-like: MLTLWLLVVFLGIICQGSTFWIKFDNAFTRNLENAMRVVYEWRYIDFDFGSEERRQAAISSGEYNYTKVNPIDVDRWHNLIFVTVIRDEGVPSSLNVISDRRGPGGPLLTPYPNWNWTSTKNCSNIISVYRVSIDRCNRLWVLDTGVIGDNHVCPAKLVVFDLTTSELLQQVEIPDNIAINSTSGQGLLVTPVVQTFDRDCDITYVYIADADGYGLIVYDGSSFRRLTSNAFNFDPRYINYTIEGTSFQLQDGIVGMAISPVTDNLHFSPMSSHNLDYINTYQLTQLQGDQVQYQVAEDILWTQSSAKAVSRSGAVFFGLVSDTSIGCWNEFRSLNRENIRLVARNSRTLQFTSGLKVKDCRGKEELWALTNKYQRIATGTLDYDDVNFRILKGNVEGLIRGTRCQLFDVL, encoded by the exons ATGTTAACGTTATGGTTGTTGGTCGTGTTCCTTGGTATTATCTGTCAAGGCTCTACTTTCTGGATAAAATTTGATAATGCATTTACGAGGAACTTGGAAAATGCGATGCGTGTGGTTTACGAATGGAGATATATTGACTTTGATTTCGGTAGTGAAGAAAGAAGGCAAGCTGCCATTAGTTCTGGAGAATACAATTATACGAAAGTCAATCCCATAGACGTGGATCGATGGCACA ATCTAATATTTGTCACGGTGATAAGGGATGAAGGCGTGCCTTCGTCTTTGAACGTCATATCTGATAGACGCGGACCTGGTGGCCCTCTTCTGACACCGTACCCCAATTGGAATTGGACAAGCACTAAAAATTGTTCTAACATTATAAGCGTTTACAGAGTTTCG ATCGACAGATGCAACAGACTGTGGGTCTTAGACACTGGTGTTATCGGTGATAATCACGTGTGTCCTGCCAAGCTCGTTGTCTTCGATCTAACAACCTCTGAGCTGCTGCAACAAGTTGAAATACCAGACAACATTGCGATAAACTCGACGTCGGGTCAGGGATTATTAGTAACTCCAGTGGTTCAAACTTTTGATCGTGATTGCGACATAACCTAC GTGTACATAGCGGATGCAGATGGTTATGGTTTAATCGTTTACGACGGCAGTTCATTTCGGCGACTAACTTCGAACGCGTTCAACTTCGATCCCAGATATATAAATTACACGATAGAGGGGACAAGTTTTCAATTACAAGACGGTATCGTGGGGATGGCTATATCCCCCGTGACGGACAATCTTCATTTTAGTCCTATGTCTTCTCATAATTTGGACTATATTAACACGTACCAGTTGACGCAGCTTCAGGGCGATCAAGTGCAGTATCAagt GGCCGAAGATATTCTATGGACTCAATCGAGCGCTAAAGCGGTATCGAGAAGCGGAGCTGTTTTCTTTGGACTCGTGAGTGACACGTCGATTGGTTGCTGGAACGAATTTCGTTCGCTTAACAGGGAGAATATC AGACTAGTTGCTAGGAATAGTCGGACTCTCCAATTCACCAGCGGTCTCAAAGTGAAGGATTGCCGTGGAAAAGAAGAGCTGTGGGCATTGACtaataaatatcaaagaatAGCAACGGGGACCTTAGATTACGACGACGTGAACTTCCGAATTTTGAAAGGAAATGTGGAAGGATTGATAAGGGGCACTCGCTGTCAATTATTCGACGTTCTGTGA
- the LOC100651567 gene encoding protein yellow yields the protein MQLLILLAGLVCASTTAEVLETIAQWPLLDFALPYDQEFLNQYRPENVVPTGIEIAWDKIFISVPRLRAGVPATLNYIPRNLPLESSPQLQAYPSWDWHSAGKGDLNCSKLISVYRTKLDRCNRLWTIDSGVITSIDDFRPVCPPKIMVFDVKTNQLVRQFTFPREVLRPNTLMTNLIIDDTAATTCDDVFLYISDTAGPGLLVFDGATDRSWRVVHATMYPHPEFSTYRIGSDTFELLDGVVGLAFSARLGTVYYQPLATDRLFSVPTTALQAGPPAFGEQLPVTLVGKKSSQGLALAVDPRDDTILFSPLTETAIAAWQPQTNQQRILAYSPEKLQFVAEIRWAERDNGNFWLMTSRFQKFFRREVNARDINIRIMRLMPIQRPLKHPILDSFTRTYLLSDFPSHFYNNTIGF from the exons ATGCAGCTACTGATCCTCTTAGCAGGACTCGTCTGCGCCTCAACGACCGCAGAAGTCCTCGAAACAATAGCTCAATGGCCGTTGCTAGACTTTGCACTTCCGTACGACCAAGAGTTTCTCAATCAGTATCGTCCAGAGAATGTAGTACCTACTGGAATAGAGATTGCGTGGGACAAAATCTTTATAAGCGTCCCAAGATTACGAGCAGGCGTCCCGGCGACCTTGAATTACATCCCGAGGAATCTTCCGCTAGAAAGTAGCCCACAACTTCAAGCTTACCCCTCTTGGGACTGGCACAGCGCTGGAAAAGGCGATCTGAACTGCTCCAAGCTGATCTCTGTGTACAGGACCAAACTAGATAGATGTAATCGACTATGGACCATAGATAGCGGCGTAATAACGTCAATTGACGACTTCAGACCGGTTTGTCCTCCGAAAATAATGGTGTTCGATGTAAAAACTAATCAGCTGGTGCGACAGTTCACGTTTCCACGAGAG GTTTTAAGACCAAACACGTTGATGACGAACCTAATTATCGATGATACCGCGGCAACTACTTGCGACGACGTGTTCCTTTATATATCTGACACTGCAGGACCTG GTCTATTGGTATTCGATGGTGCCACGGACAGGAGCTGGCGTGTAGTGCACGCAACCATGTATCCACATCCAGAATTCTCGACTTACAGG ATTGGCAGCGATACGTTCGAATTGCTGGACGGTGTCGTTGGACTCGCATTTTCTGCCAGACTTGGAACGGTTTACTATCAACCTCTAGCGACCGATCGTCTATTCAGCGTGCCAACCACTGCACTTCAGGCGGGTCCACCAGCATTTGGTGAACAGCTACCGGTGACTTTGGTGGGTAAAAAGTCTAGTCAAGGTCTTGCTCTGGCCGTTGATCCACGAGACGACACGATCCTTTTCTCGCCGCTTACCGAAACAGCCATTGCCGCCTGGCAACCACAAACTAACCAACAGAG GATCTTAGCTTACAGTCCGGAGAAGCTGCAGTTCGTCGCTGAAATTCGATGGGCGGAGCGCGATAATGGCAACTTTTGGTTAATGACCAGCAGGTTCCAGAAGTTCTTCAGGCGAGAGGTGAATGCACGTGACATCAACATTCGAATAATGAGGCTGATGCCCATACAGCGTCCGCTGAAACATCCGATCCTCGATTCTTTTACTCGGACTTACTTACTTTCCGACTTTCCCTCGCATTTCTACAACAACACAATAGGATTCTAA